Proteins encoded in a region of the Magallana gigas chromosome 8, xbMagGiga1.1, whole genome shotgun sequence genome:
- the LOC105339700 gene encoding centrosomal protein of 295 kDa isoform X11 — MQVSMASPFCKRFVKNHVIAGFIEHGCDDDYSLIDTSMKAKKGRVRLSPNEEARLMKEETEKRRRLRLQQVREQSNLNAARIRQAVKQEKNKQLQKLASTLQNELEKEKDEKIRHLENQYENSLRSIGQGHREASEQVDVDEERYLMQQESNRRADSRYKQALEKQRREQMFQEYEQKYHIIARQTALETEKERAKNIASLPPPPKDPVLELQQPERKPVKMTDIDNFTTTHYHIKEEYAVDKAKSVEQGDARTAAEEEEIRTREMDLDKVRLHNDRLSRARVRHNNALEKELLSHDYNQILHDLSDLQRADRERRQKVVASIPKQVFEPPHRRLEDRDERQKNMEEAFEDMYMADTNYMGDLSLALDPHPPPDTPTATDSLEASVLTDDTPLHHPPVSRVPTILKDTSNVQKTQDDISVQRQPEKVLKKLMDRIKSQRQEWMSKSMQEVPEGAGTMDTKPNQSSPGKSIAPTLSEYSLSEQGSPGIENVEPVKVTQPAKLARQPLKQYSQGQPGQREPVKKQVQIQEPVFGGQNSRSVEEILEQQRQIEPLLDLMAIGTQAAEQKRQLEMKLLELNRRQQQLNTSVGENIFPGNDQEFVTANGVAYQQQQKMGGPSASSGHPQISRPSQPSYTSVSQSVQNGQYLNGAHPSSIGFQPTSKPSMVNGQTSLNGPMWAEPPQSIRSNVSSTSVSHSWVEPPSLSQYTIPSSSSLPSAQIAPPYSYPSAPPVVTVTTASFVQPQQSAGQSAMTRSQAPGMFITPSLPIPSTVSMSMPTQSQIQTEQMRKVKEYQQQLLLKHEQSKRVLAETRAEIERRRQELLQRFPQLEFKSPVDNTHPLNGHSEDVQGANEREPKLLTSKTLSPNRAAMTTLLSQLASNPYYSTRLSEPAEEHQPAETKAEDGSKNKFKKVRKSLPFDADDTLHETPGKPGRSQLYQPSPGSTTANDTTDLNDTTMSSSTERGSPALPGRKSGLSTMSESDLSLLSTAKERNDLFEQRQLELRRQLEAIQRQKEEILQRHQVVQRKLPSQQLSPPKDPYMDSEEDLTENELSDDQSPLADKQSQKLALPPNKKTTILGDHRPHELSTIQEVETSPSSARHSGLAASSRHSLSSTERSSLSRASTENYQQPPQIEAQPDRPIADTGYQTAPLEEVMARASEFTPGVLDRLKQRTNDVFYSQREDDSTDSYQQMNYTPDSLSTGPLEELNASSTMSTTPGSISMATPKSENFLGTQNHGLSTLQNESTDMSLRSSRSWADELLTFHKLQPERASLESNLKSVKESLDSNAGGNAPHKAPVDRSYNVVHMKQDKYSPDFVKVGSDMDLSQYPISETSDKSDHGGLSPAARLESELSQYPISSEVSPSSQDLGRNYRTSPQDRSGEPNQASLASTSESTSSYMDLKMDNSLLGTREFDFIGHSRVPVVADSSQGDSMSQEANSYNISGKVDYASTPNQRSEPLSAKRLSQISQYTTSPEETEIQAGSARFPQSEGQFRALSLQMDDSENQSPVHPPAFTKVSARGGLSRLSEVGESQTSDQSVKSDSNFLSKFPDESSLSQFTVTTTDQSSKDDLSLTQITVNTESPSKTMGSMTQFSFKSSPDVHAKTDSSLSQYSVDSPVAHNISDKSGKNTSSSTSQDEEDESYVAQKFANLDQLIQESRDLITKHKQLITKNKEVSPLSSGGVPSMLTTPEGQAGSAPDSFVRPQEESTGMESSMGLSLDNQQSYGENGSFQQLTMESGITDEPDLTLLSVTSDMTGQDPGDEISGEITHRSDGTSGGDSILSFEQHEQSMRSSPDRDVNDSYFQDLAVPRTNENNNAFRPVPAVQRDAGDENVFRAIPVMVSPTLSLSMKFSSSQDIKFNKPPVSWSTEPEGEGERGSSKPNRNSDQLISKVQEQKADLEKTATEAKQKVQKASGLNRALQPRGGNQGTGKAGNKSAKDTNKGAPMSLGQFLSSRKEGSSLMGKKSDSKPTPLPKPQRPGTGTTNGGTGMSKTLSSWKKSRGVKSTVPPPTKSSDLPSTSSKSFSSQKPVTSNSAEDRMYERNIRAYNPRLFRLQNRIAHQENQLSKSEEDKQKSSTHTEKVKEFQKPSKLPMLIRNYKKT; from the exons ATGCAG GTTTCAATGGCCTCACCTTTCTGTAAACGATTTGTAAAAAATCATGTGATAGCTGGATTTATTGAGCATGGCTGTGACGATGATTATTCATTGA TAGATACCAGCATGAAGGCAAAGAAGGGGAGAGTTCGACTGAGCCCCAATGAGGAGGCTCGGTTGATGAAGGAGGAGACGGAAAAAAGACGACGCCTTCGGCTTCAACAG GTGCGAGAGCAGTCCAATCTAAATGCTGCCAGAATTCGACAAGCTGTGAAACAGGAAAAGAACAAGCAGCTCCAAAAGTTGGCCTCCACACTTCAG AATGAACTTGAGAAAgagaaagatgaaaaaataagaCATCTGGAGAACCAGTATGAAAATAGTTTACGGAGTATAGGTCAAGGCCACAGAGAGGCCAGTGAACAG gTGGATGTGGATGAGGAGCGTTACCTTATGCAGCAGGAGTCAAACAGAAGAGCGGATAGTCGATACAAACAGGCTCTGGAAAAACAGCGGCGGGAACAGATGTTCCAGGAGTACGAGCAGAAGTACCACATCATAGCCAG gCAAACAGCTTTAGAAACAGAAAAGGAGAGGGCTAAGAATATCGCCTCCTTGCCTCCCCCTCCAAAAGATCCAGTGCTAGAACTTCAGCAGCCAGAAA GGAAGCCAGTGAAAATGACAGACATTGATAACTTCACTACCACCCACTATCACATCAAAGAAGAGTACGCAGTAGACAAAGCCAAGTCCGTAGAACAG GGTGATGCACGAACAGCTGCAGAAGAGGAGGAAATAAGAACGAGAGAAATGGATCTAGATAAGGTCCGTCTCCATAACGACCGACTATCCCGGGCCAGAGTTAGGCACAACAATGCCCTGGAGAAAGAGCTGTTATCTCAC GATTACAACCAGATTCTGCATGACCTCAGTGACCTTCAGAGAGCAGACAGAGAACGAAGACAAAAGGTCGTGGCCAGTATTCCG AAACAAGTGTTTGAACCTCCCCATCGACGACTGGAAGATCGAGATGAACGTCAGAAAAACATGGAGGAAGCCTTCGAGGATATGTACATGGCTGACACAA ATTACATGGGTGACCTGAGTCTGGCCCTGGATCCCCACCCTCCCCCTGACACTCCCACAGCCACGGATTCGTTGGAGGCCTCTGTGCTGACCGATGACACTCCCCTCCATCACCCCCCAGTGTCCAGGGTCCCCACCATCCTCAAGGACACATCCAACGTACAGAAAACACAGGACGACATCAGTGTACAGAGGCAGCCAG AGAAAGTTCTTAAGAAGCTCATGGACCGAATCAAGAGTCAGAGACAGGAATGGATGTCCAAGTCCATGCAGGAAGTTCCAGAAGGGGCGGGAACCATGGATACAAAGCCCAACCAGTCATCGCCGGGAAAGAGCattg CACCCACTCTTTCTGAATACTCTCTCTCTGAGCAAGGCTCACCTGGCATCGAGAATGTGGAACCAGTCAAGGTCACTCAACCAGCAAAGTTAGCACGACAACCATTGAAGCAGTATTCCCAGGGACAGCCTGGACAGAGAGAGCCAGTTAAAAAG cagGTACAAATCCAGGAGCCTGTGTTTGGTGGACAGAATTCTCGGTCAGTGGAGGAAATCTTGGAACAACAAAGGCAAATTGA ACCACTGTTAGATTTAATGGCCATTGGTACACAGGCAGC GGAACAAAAACGACAGTTAGAAATGAAACTACTGGAGTTAAACAGGAGACAGCAGCAACTTAACACATCAGtgggtgaaaatatttttcctgGAAATGATCAAGAATTCGTGACAGCAAATGGAGTTGCATACCAGCAGCAACAGAAAATGGGTGGACCGTCTGCTAGCAGTGGGCACCCCCAGATTAGTCGTCCCTCACAACCATCGTATACCTCTGTATCTCAGTCAGTTCAAAATGGACAGTATTTGAATGGAGCACACCCATCGTCAATAGGCTTTCAACCAACAAGTAAACCATCCATGGTAAATGGGCAGACATCTCTGAATGGGCCGATGTGGGCAGAACCTCCGCAGTCCATTCGCTCAAATGTCTCCAGTACATCTGTTTCTCACAGCTGGGTGGAGCCACCATCTCTCTCTCAGTACACCATTCCATCAAGTTCATCTTTACCTAGTGCTCAGATAGCCCCACCTTATTCATACCCCTCAGCACCTCCTGTGGTGACTGTTACAACTGCTTCCTTCGTCCAACCGCAACAGAGTGCTGGTCAGTCAGCCATGACCAGGTCACAAGCCCCGGGTATGTTTATCACCCCTTCACTGCCTATTCCTTCAACAGTCTCCATGTCAATGCCAACACAGTCACAGATACAGACAGAGCAAATGAGAAAAGTGAAGGAGTACCAACAACAGCTCTTGCTTAAGCATGAACAGAGCAAGCGAGTCCTTGCAGAAACCAGGGCAGAAATCGAGAGGCGGAGACAAGAATTACTGCAGAGGTTTCCACAGCTCGAGTTCAAGTCACCAGTTGATAACACTCATCCTCTAAATGGTCACAGTGAAGATGTTCAAGGGGCTAATGAAAGGGAACCCAAATTACTTACCTCTAAAACTTTATCCCCAAACAGAGCTGCCATGACTACACTTTTGTCCCAATTAGCCAGTAATCCTTACTATTCAACAAGATTGTCAGAACCTGCTGAAGAGCATCAACCTGCAGAAACCAAAGCAGAAGATGGCAgcaaaaataagtttaaaaaagtgAGAAAGTCCCTTCCATTTGATGCTGATGACACACTCCATGAGACACCTGGAAAACCAGGTAGATCTCAACTTTATCAACCCAGTCCAGGCTCAACAACTGCAAATGACACCACCGACTTGAATGATACCACAATGTCCTCATCAACAGAGAGAGGCAGTCCAGCATTGCCTGGGAGAAAATCTGGATTATCAACCATGTCTGAGTCGGATCTGTCTCTACTAAGCACTGCAAAGGAAAGAAATGACTTGTTTGAACAGAGACAGCTAGAGTTGCGGCGACAGTTGGAGGCCATACAAAGGCAAAAGGAGGAGATCCTACAGCGCCACCAAGTTGTTCAGAGAAAGCTACCATCACAACAATTGTCACCGCCAAAAGATCCATACATGGACTCGGAGG agGATTTAACTGAAAACGAGTTATCAGATGACCAGTCACCACTGGCTGATAAACAAAGTCAAAAGTTGGCACTGCCTCCAAATAAAAAGACTACAATACTTGGAGATCACAGGCCACATGAACTGAGTACCATCCAA GAAGTGGAAACTTCACCATCTAGTGCTAGACATTCTGGGTTGGCAGCATCCAGTCGCCATAGTCTTTCCTCCACAGAGAGGAGTTCCTTGTCTCGTGCGTCCACCGAGAACTATCAGCAGCCCCCTCAGATAGAGGCTCAGCCCGACAGACCAATAGCTGACACAGGGTACCAAACAGCACCCCTGGAGGAGGTGATGGCCCGGGCCTCAGAGTTCACCCCAGGCGTCCTGGACAGGCTGAAGCAGAGAACCAATGATGTGTTTTACAGTCAGAGGGAGGATGACTCGACAGATTCATATCAACAGATGAACTACACACCGGATTCTTTATCCACTG GTCCTCTAGAAGAATTGAATGCTTCTTCTACAATGTCCACCACTCCTGGTTCCATCTCCATGGCAACACCTAAATCAGAGAACTTCCTTGGAACACAGAATCATGGTCTATCAACCTTGCAGAATGAGAGCACTGATATGTCTCTTCGCAGTTCAAGATCTTGGGCTGACGAACTCTTGACATTCCACAAACTTCAACCTGAAAGAGCCTCACTggaatcaaatttaaaatctgtGAAAGAGTCGTTGGACAGTAATGCTGGGGGGAATGCACCTCACAAGGCCCCAGTGGATAGGAGTTATAATGTAGTTCACATGAAACAGGATAAATATTCTCCGGATTTCGTCAAAGTTGGTTCTGACATGGATCTGTCTCAGTACCCTATTTCGGAGACCAGTGATAAATCTGACCATGGTGGTTTGTCCCCTGCAGCGAGACTTGAGTCAGAATTATCCCAGTATCCAATCTCCTCTGAGGTGTCTCCAAGTAGTCAGGACCTTGGAAGAAACTACAGAACTTCTCCCCAGGACAGGAGTGGAGAACCGAATCAAGCAAGTCTGGCTTCCACATCTGAGAGCACCAGCAGTTATATGGATCTGAAGATGGACAACAGTCTCTTGGGGACCAGGGAATTTGACTTCATTGGACACAGTAGAGTTCCAGTTGTAGCTGACAGCAGTCAAGGGGATTCCATGTCACAAGAAGCCAACTCCTACAACATCAGTGGTAAAGTGGATTATGCGAGTACACCAAACCAGAGGTCTGAGCCTCTCTCTGCAAAGAGGCTTTCCCAAATCTCTCAATACACAACCTCTCCAGAAGAAACAGAGATTCAGGCAGGATCGGCCAGGTTTCCTCAGTCAGAGGGACAATTCCGAGCTCTTTCTCTCCAAATGGATGATTCGGAAAACCAGTCCCCTGTCCATCCCCCAGCTTTCACCAAAGTGTCTGCTCGTGGGGGTCTCTCTCGTCTGTCGGAGGTAGGAGAAAGCCAAACCTCAGACCAGAGTGTCAAATCTGACTCTAACTTTCTCTCCAAGTTTCCAGACGAATCCTCTCTCAGTCAGTTTACAGTGACTACCACAGACCAGTCCTCAAAGGACGACCTCTCCTTGACCCAGATAACGGTGAATACAGAATCTCCATCCAAAACAATGGGGTCAATGACCCAGTTTTCTTTTAAGTCAAGTCCTGATGTCCATGCTAAGACTGATTCCTCTTTGAGTCAGTACAGTGTGGATAGTCCTGTGGCCCATAACATTTCTGATAAATCAGGCAAAAACACCTCATCATCAACCAGCCAAGATGAGGAGGATGAAAGTTACGTTGCTCAAAAGTTTGCTAATTTAGACCAGCTGATACAGGAATCAAGAGACCTGATAACAAAGCATAAACAGCTTATTACAAAGAATAAGGAGGTGAGTCCTCTCAGTTCTGGGGGAGTCCCTAGTATGCTGACCACCCCAGAGGGTCAGGCTGGGTCGGCTCCAGACAGCTTTGTCAGACCGCAGGAGGAATCCACGGGAATGGAGAGCTCTATGGGGCTTAGTTTGGACAATCAGCAAAGCTATGGAGAGAATGGCAGTTTTCAACAG TTGACCATGGAAAGTGGTATCACTGATGAACCTGACCTGACCTTGCTGTCGGTGACCTCCGACATGACCGGTCAGGACCCTGGGGATGAAATCTCAGGGGAGATAACCCACCGATCGGACGGGACCAGCGGGGGAGACTCCATCTTGTCTTTCGAACAACATGAGCAGAGCATGAGAAGCTCACCAGACAGAGATGTTAATGACAGTTATTTCCAAGATCTAGCAG TACCCCGCACCAATGAGAACAACAACGCATTCCGGCCTGTCCCTGCTGTACAGAGGGATGCTGGGGATGAGAATGTTTTCCGTGCCATCCCAGTAATGGTGAGTCCCACCCTCTCCCTCTCTATGAAGTTCAGCAGCTCTCAAGACATAAAGTTCAACAAACCTCCCGTCTCTTGGTCTACAGAGCCCGAGGGGGAGGGGGAGAGAGGGTCATCAAAACCAAACCGGAATTCAGACCAACTCATTTCCAAGGTCCAGGAGCAGAAGGCAGATTTGGAGAAGACTGCTACTGAGGCTAAGCAGAAGGTACAGAAGGCCTCGGGCCTTAACCGGGCCCTGCAGCCCCGCGGCGGAAATCAGGGGACAGGGAAAGCAGGGAACAAATCGGCCAAAGACACCAACAAGGGAGCCCCCATGAGTTTAGGTCAGTTTTTGAGTTCTAGGAAGGAGGGTTCATCTTTGATGGGGAAGAAATCTGACAGCAAGCCTACTCCTCTGCCAAAGCCTCAGAGACCGGGGACAGGTACAACGAATGGTGGCACAGGCATGTCCAAGACTCTGTCTTCCTGGAAGAAAAGCAGAGGAGTCAAATCTACAG TTCCCCCACCCACCAAGTCCAGCGACCTGCCCTCAACGTCCTCTAAATCCTTCTCCTCCCAAAAACCGGTCACCTCCAACAGTGCAGAGGACAGGATGTATGAGCGCAACATCAG GGCATACAATCCTCGATTGTTTAGGTTACAAAATAGAATTGCCCACCAAGAGAACCAGTTGTCAAAATCAGAGGAAGACAAACAGAAATCCTCTACTCACACAGAAAAAGTCAAGGAGTTCCAAAAG CCCAGTAAATTGCCTATGCTCATCAG aaaCTACAAGAAAACATGA